Part of the Leptotrichia massiliensis genome, TTATCATGATCCAGCTCATTTTCAAGTTTAGTTAAAATGATTTTTCTAGCATCTTCCTGAGTAAGTTCAGAAATTCTTTCAAGTTCTTTTTCTTCATTTGCAATCATTTCGTCTAATTCTTTTTCTTTGCGAGATAATTTTTCACGATATTTTTCTGCTTTTGCTTCTTTCTCTTCTAGACGTTCCATTTTCGTTTCTAATGTTTCTTCTTTTTTTGCAATTCTTTCTTCTTTTGTAGCAAGTTCTGATTTCATTTTTTTTATCTCGTCATCTGCTATTTTTTTCTCATTTAATAATTCTTCTTTTACCTTTAATGTTTCTTCTTTCCTAAACGATTCAATTTCTCTTTCAACTTCTTTTTTTGATGTCTCAAGTCTTCTTTTAGCATCAATGATTTTTAATTCCAGTTCGCTTAGTTCTCCATATTTTTTCTTAAATATTGAACTTCCAAAAAAATAAGCTATAAAAAAAGTCAAAAAAGAAAAAATAACAATCAACAGAATAGTTATTGATATGTGCATTTTTCTCCCTTCTTATTTTTTTTCAGCTACATTTGAAATCTTCCAAGTATTACCATCTGTTTTCTTCCAAGTTAATTTATAATAATTACTTTCTGTTGCAAAATTAATTACCATCAGGCTATTTGCCTTATTATTTGATACGACATTTACATCAGAAAAAACAAATGTCAATCCCGAAAGATCGTATTCTTGCATTTTTTTTACAATAATATTATTTTTAAATGTAGGTAAAAAAATTTCTTTTAATTTATCATATTCATTTAAGCTGGCAGCTTCTTTCAAATCTTCAGTAACTTTCATTATCTCAGTACTAATAACATTTGTTTCTGCACGAGACATTTTGTTAGTAGAAGCAGTTAAACTAGTACAGCTTGTAAGAATTAACAAAATAAATAGACATAAATATTTTTTCATATTTTCCTCCAAAAACTTCGTCATTTAATTTTATCACAATTTTTCCACATATTCAAGTTAGAAAAAATAAAATTTTTGCTTTTTTTCGCTTTATTTTTTCTTATTTCTCCATCTATTATGCTGCCACATATACTGCTCTGGATATTCTCTAATGATTTCTTCAAATTCATGATAAATTTTTTGCATATTATACTGCATTGTTTCCTTCAATTTTGCTTGTTTTTCAATTTCAATAATTTTTTTATTCTTGACATGAATTACATCTCCATCAAATATAGCATAAGCTAATACTATGGGTATCTTATGTTTAATTGAAAGTAACACAGGTCCTGCTACACCAGTCGTTTCTCTTCCAAAAAAAGTTACATTCACATCTTTTCCATAGTGATCTGAAGCCAGTGCAATGATCGATTTTTCATTTATTGCACTTCTTAGTGCATCACTATCATGTAATGGTAATGAATTAAGCCCTCCTTTTTCACGCCATTTGGTCATCAAATCATTGATTTTTCTATTTTTCTGATTTCTAAATACTGCATAAAACTTTCTAATATTTCTCATCTTACTTCCAGCTTCAAATCCACCTAAGTGAAGTGACACTATTAATACAGCCTTTTCATTATTCTCACAAGCCTGTTTCATAATCTCATCATTTTCCACAACTGTATTGCCATTCTGTGTAATTTCCTCCAAAAAAATGGAAGTCATAATCATTTTTCCCATTGTTTTATAGGATTCTTTCGCAATTCTTTCTATTTCTTTCTCATTTTTTTCAGGAAAAGCATTTTTTATATTATCTATAGCAAGTAATCGTCGTTTTTTTATAGCATAATAGGCAATTATTCCAAAATTTTCAAAAATTTTATATCTCATTTTAAGAGAAAAAATTGACAAAACTTTTTTTAATAAAACAACAAAAAATCCTGTTATTTTCTCACTTACTTTATATTCCATTTTATTTTTAAACTCCTTAAAATTTATTTTCAAAAAAAGAGCATACATAAAATACGCTCTTTTATCTTAATTACTATTTTCTGATTCCTAGTTTTCCGATTAATTCTCTGTAATCGTCTACGTTTCTATTTTTAATGTAGTTTAATAATCTTCTTCTTTTACCAACCATTTTTAATAATCCTACTCTTGAGTGTACATCTTTAGGATGTGTTTTCAAGTGAGCTGTTAAATGGTTGATTCTGTCTGTAATCAATGCTACTTGGACTTCAGCAGATCCTGTATCTTGTGCGTTCTTACCGAATGCTTCAATAATTTCTTTTTTTGGTTTTAATGCCATTGTATTTCCTCCTAATAATTATTATTTAAACCAAGAATATAGCGGCAAACTTATATTCATAGTATAAATTCAAGTGTTATTCTATCACATATTTCTTTTTTTGTAAAGAATTTATTTTGCAAAACTAGCTGTTAATGAATCAAAATCTACAGGTAACTCAAGAGTTTCCTCAACTTTTTCATTATTTATTTTTACATTAAATGGAAATCCTGTAACATTAAATCCTCTTGCAATTGCACCACTTTCATCATAATATATTGGGAATGTATATTGATTATTTTTTACATAAGTTTGAACCTTTCCAAGGCTTGATTGATTATTTGTGAACACGACTACAACATTTACTTTATCTTTATTTGCATCATAAAATTTTTGTACTTCTGGCATTTCTTCTTTACAATGAGGACACCATTCAGCCGCTACAATGAATAATGTTTTTTTACCATTATTCAGTATTTTTCCACTATCAATTGTTTTACCATTTAAGTCCTTTAATTCAAAATTAGGTACTTTTCCTTTTCCATCCACATCAATACTAAATTCCTTTGAACTTCCACAAGATACTACAAATAGTAGAAGCAAAGACATCATTACAATTATTTTTTTCATTTTTTCTCCTTAATTTATTTTTTGTTGTTCAAAACAACATTTTACTATACAAGTATACACTATATTTATTAGAATTTCCTATAATTTACCTAAGCTAAAAGATAATATTGAAATAACTTCTGAATCTATTTTTTAATTTGTTAAATAAGCATCAAAAATTTCTCCAATATCATAGCCATTTTCCTTTGCAACTTTGAAATAGAATTTTGATTTCTGCTTGTTCTTTTTGTTATAATAATAAACTCCCAAATTATAAAAAGCTGTCGTATTAAGCTTTGCAGCAGCTTTTAAATTCAAAATTCTTACCATTTTATCAGTTTCAGGATAGTAAAGACTTAAATCAACCATTGAATAATCATCACCGCTATTTGCAAGTCTTTCAAGTATTTTTTTTGCTTCTTTACTTTGTTTTATTCCTACTTCTTCAGCTTTTGCAGGATTCTTACTTGTTTCCATATCTTCCAAGATATAAGCAAGTTTATAACCTGCAGAAATTGAACCCAGCGAATATGCCTTATTGTAAATATTTCTAGCTTTTTTTATTTCCTTTTGAGTTTCGTATAAACGTCCCAGATAGTTCATTGAATCAATGTCGTTTTTATTTGCAGCTCTCTGGTAAAATTCTTCGGCTTTTGTAAAATCTTTTAAATTTTCATAAATAAATCCTTTATACCCTAAAATAAGAACTTCATCAGAATTTGTATCATCTAGTATTTTTAATGCCAGATCATAGTTCTTTTCGCCTTTTACAAGCCTAGATGCTAGCTCAAATGCTGCTAAATAATATTTATTTTGTGAAAATACCTGATTATAAATTTGTACTGCTTCTTCTTCCTTATCGTCATTTTCCAAAAGTTTTGCTTTTGCATAAAGTGCTGGTGAATAATTTTCAGACAGAAAATCTTTTAGGATGTCGTATGCTTTTTCAGGATTTGAAACTTTTTCTAAAACTAATGTTCCTAGTTCCTTTTTTTCTTCCGTCGAAATCGTTCCCTCATTTAACTTTTTATTTAATTCTTCTATACGTTTATAAAAATTCATCATATTTTTATTATATTCATAAGAATAAAGAGCATAAATTTCTCCAGCATCTTTACCTTTTTTTAAATATTCCTGTGCTTTTGTAAACTCCAGTTTATTTTCGTAAATATTTCCAATCATATAATACGCTTTTATATTCCCCTGCTTTGTTGCACTTTCGAGT contains:
- a CDS encoding lysophospholipid acyltransferase family protein; the encoded protein is MEYKVSEKITGFFVVLLKKVLSIFSLKMRYKIFENFGIIAYYAIKKRRLLAIDNIKNAFPEKNEKEIERIAKESYKTMGKMIMTSIFLEEITQNGNTVVENDEIMKQACENNEKAVLIVSLHLGGFEAGSKMRNIRKFYAVFRNQKNRKINDLMTKWREKGGLNSLPLHDSDALRSAINEKSIIALASDHYGKDVNVTFFGRETTGVAGPVLLSIKHKIPIVLAYAIFDGDVIHVKNKKIIEIEKQAKLKETMQYNMQKIYHEFEEIIREYPEQYMWQHNRWRNKKK
- the rpsO gene encoding 30S ribosomal protein S15 codes for the protein MALKPKKEIIEAFGKNAQDTGSAEVQVALITDRINHLTAHLKTHPKDVHSRVGLLKMVGKRRRLLNYIKNRNVDDYRELIGKLGIRK
- a CDS encoding TlpA family protein disulfide reductase codes for the protein MKKIIVMMSLLLLFVVSCGSSKEFSIDVDGKGKVPNFELKDLNGKTIDSGKILNNGKKTLFIVAAEWCPHCKEEMPEVQKFYDANKDKVNVVVVFTNNQSSLGKVQTYVKNNQYTFPIYYDESGAIARGFNVTGFPFNVKINNEKVEETLELPVDFDSLTASFAK
- a CDS encoding tetratricopeptide repeat protein, whose amino-acid sequence is MKKWINILFVLLLSVSCSKTDTGYDALEKSLIGILEKKDYEHIMKNMNESAKLGNEDIYGLAYTYLAENGTMFFNRYMKKSKGIAEYYQALLLQQTNGDETQILDLLESATKQGNIKAYYMIGNIYENKLEFTKAQEYLKKGKDAGEIYALYSYEYNKNMMNFYKRIEELNKKLNEGTISTEEKKELGTLVLEKVSNPEKAYDILKDFLSENYSPALYAKAKLLENDDKEEEAVQIYNQVFSQNKYYLAAFELASRLVKGEKNYDLALKILDDTNSDEVLILGYKGFIYENLKDFTKAEEFYQRAANKNDIDSMNYLGRLYETQKEIKKARNIYNKAYSLGSISAGYKLAYILEDMETSKNPAKAEEVGIKQSKEAKKILERLANSGDDYSMVDLSLYYPETDKMVRILNLKAAAKLNTTAFYNLGVYYYNKKNKQKSKFYFKVAKENGYDIGEIFDAYLTN